From a single Paramormyrops kingsleyae isolate MSU_618 chromosome 14, PKINGS_0.4, whole genome shotgun sequence genomic region:
- the LOC111852358 gene encoding uncharacterized protein yields the protein MAGALPLQLCILLGVGLLGHSAPLPAEGSRTLSSDTSAVKTTQRPAEEAVVAQDLTEGKYEGEDTLSKPAAAPVTSVSPTAAPGGLSQSIKPASEMGRFPTGETSFQSSRSVMEGVSLSYTEDPIRATVALGFVKEILLSDHESSPLQTQEEGDDQGGQMLEQYIGTDTYIPVPGMSLSTEPKMGSAKGINQESLSQGAKLSIGSLAINTETPDILDSTDQGLQGSLVQVVANDKAVRHISAVPPVLQTLQAEREMALLRESERIASSESHGPVPASAMPPGLVPSGPQEAQMAFSRNEGPETDLDMASQAAGQAGHGARTLEPGQDTESQLSKTEETGIEENYTVAERAEELATKHLDALSREVTMVNDTTKKNTMQSGPEEESGARHGALLDGIQLSTAPAASLRERSAAPSPSYPSTYLPANSAPKQSNSGETLAWTGSQKQQTGQVPTPSQMDVFLPQNGVGDIFDIAHPSSAPLRSGPEATAGEEPPVSDGGSLNQDMDLPLIFEPLDGPLDGIITTGTPSILQSPPTVLASSESSEVMTPDLDPSYSASSKTVPPTVPEGPFVPWQMSGTEISDIVSPSVLSPLTAPPPGPPLEYDSVELGMTTEAFSDDSEAPKSTEGSFLTTMAKTTSLSSPRNKSDLEESESEEEHDDEDEEDEDTEDSDEEESQEDLVETPTPTPVPHTYSHVPYHLYSNSIWVQRHQGLVRSWVEKIRDKVGYVSGMLAPVGIGIAGALFILGALYSIKMMHRKRRDNSFKNQRRKSPETNSRQDRAMLLADSSEDEF from the exons ATGGCTGGTGCTCTACCCCTCCAGCTGTGCATCCTCCTTGGAGTTGGTCTTTTGGGCCACTCTGCACCACTCCCGGCTGAAGGATCTAGGACCCTGAGTAGTGACACTTCAGCAGTGAAAACCACTCAAAGGCCAGCTGAGGAAGCTGTGGTGGCACAAGACCTCACAGAGGGCAAGTATGAGGGAGAGGACACTCTCAGTAAACCTGCCGCTGCACCTGTCACGTCCGTGAGCCCAACAGCAGCTCCAGGTGGGCTATCACAGAGCATCAAGCCAGCCAGTGAGATGGGGAGATTTCCAACTGGGGAGACCAGCTTCCAGAGTTCAAGGTCGGTGATGGAGGGTGTCTCTCTCAGTTACACCGAGGATCCTATAAGAGCTACAGTGGCGTTGGGCTTTGTTAAAGAGATACTCTTGAGTGACCACGAGAGCTCACCACTGCAGACACAGGAAGAGGGTGATGACCAGGGTGGTCAAATGTTGGAACAGTACATTGGAACTGACACGTATATCCCAGTTCCAGGAATGAGCCTGAGTACAGAGCCAAAAATGGGCTCGGCTAAAGGGATTAATCAAGAAAGTCTGTCCCAAGGAGCAAAGTTGAGTATTGGGTCCTTGGCGATAAATACTGAGACACCAGATATTTTGGATTCCACTGACCAGGGTTTGCAGGGCTCTCTTGTGCAGGTGGTGGCTAATGACAAAGCGGTGCGGCACATCTCTGCAGTCCCTCCCGTGCTACAGACCCTACAAGCAGAAAGGGAAATGGCCCTTTTGAGAGAATCAGAGCGAATCGCCAGCAGCGAATCACATGGCCCAGTTCCTGCCTCTGCAATGCCACCAGGACTAGTGCCAAGTGGCCCACAAGAGGCGCAGATGGCCTTTTCAAGGAATGAGGGCCCAGAAACAGACTTGGATATGGCGAGCCAAGCTGCGGGCCAGGCTGGGCATGGAGCGAGAACCTTAGAGCCGGGACAAGACACTGAAAGCCAGCTCTCCAAGACAGAGGAAACTGGGATTGAGGAAAATTACACTGTGGCAGAGAGAGCTGAGGAACTTGCTACAAAGCACCTAGATGCCCTCTCCCGGGAGGTAACAATGGTCAACGACACAACAAAGAAGAATACTATGCAGTCAGGGCCTGAAGAAGAATCTGGGGCAAGACATGGTGCACTGCTGGATGGAATCCAGCTTTCAACTGCACCAGCAGCATCTCTGCGGGAGAGGAGCGCTGCTCCATCTCCATCCTATCCATCCACTTACCTTCCAGCCAACTCTGCACCTAAACAAAGTAACTCAGGAGAGACCTTGGCTTGGACAGGCtcccaaaaacaacaaactggCCAAGTTCCTACACCTTCCCAGATGGACGTTTTTTTGCCCCAGAATGGAG TGGGAGACATATTTGACATTGCACACCCATCCTCTGCACCCCTGCGATCTGGACCGGAAGCCACAGCGGGGGAGGAACCCCCAGTTTCAGATGGGGGGTCTCTGAATCAGGACATGGACCTCCCACTCATATTTGAGCCACTGGATGGCCCCTTAGACGGGATAATTACCACTGGCACCCCCTCCATTCTGCAGTCTCCCCCTACAGTACTAGCAAGCTCAGAGTCCTCGGAAGTGATGACTCCAGATTTAGACCCATCCTACTCTGCCTCCTCAAAGACTGTGCCTCCCACCGTGCCAGAGGGGCCCTTTGTACCTTGGCAGATGTCGGGAACTGAGATCTCTGACATAGTCAGTCCCTCTGTGCTGTCGCCCCTCACAGCACCCCCTCCAGGACCCCCACTGGAGTATGACTCTGTGG AACTGGGCATGACTACAGAAGCTTTTTCAGATGACAGTGAGGCTCCCAAGAGTACAGAAGGTTCTTTCCTTACAACTATGGCTAAGACTACCAGTCTGTCATCACCTAGAAACAAGTCTGATCTGGAAGAGTCAGAATCTGAAG AAGAACACGAcgatgaggatgaggaagatgaggacACGGAGGATTCTGATGAAGAGGAGAGCCAGGAGGATTTGGTGGAGACTCCCACACCAACCCCGGTGCCTCACACCTACAGCCATGTCCCTTATCACCTCTACTCAAACTCCATATGGGTGCAGCGCCATCAAGGATTAg TGCGCAGCTGGGTAGAGAAGATTCGTGATAAG GTGGGCTACGTGTCTGGGATGTTGGCACCGGTGGGCATCGGTATCGCTGGGGCCCTCTTCATCCTGGGGGCTCTTTACAGCATCAAGATGATGCACCGCAAGAGGAGGGATAACAGCTTCAAGAACCAGCGGAGGAAg AGCCCAGAGACAAACAGCAGGCAAGACCGAGCCATGCTGCTAGCTGACAGCTCAGAGGATGAATTCTAG